CCGCTGTCCCTACTGAGCCCCAGGAGGGGATTGCTGGAAAGGGAACACCGGGGCGAATGGCTGCTTGGGTTTATTTTGGGGGGGCTTTGGCCACGGTGGAGGCTCAGGCAGGTGGGGAAGGGTTAAAGCGGGGACCCTGTGCTTGCCCACTGCCCACTGCCTGCACTCGGGTGTCATCCAAagctcctgctcctccctgccagcagctctcATGTCAGGCTTAGAAAAGATCTGAGCAGTGCTGCGAAGGCAGCGAGGGGACAGCGTGGGGGAAGGGAGGATGGCGTGGGGCTGTAATGACCTGCTATCGGGATGCCAGGAGAGATGCAACCCCACCGGCTCACGTAGTGATCACCAACgagcagcactgggagcaggtCCCAGACCTGATGCTCCCGTGGGATTGGCAATATCGGGGCCCTCACAGCATCCCAGGGCTGGAAAATGCCCGTTTTCCCATCACAGCCTCTGCACCCCAATACCCCATTCCAGACACCCTGCAAACCACGACCAACACGGGGCACCTGCAGCCATCACAGCCCTCCTCATGCCCAGCTCCAGGCGCTGAGCCCCACACCTCCACTCTCGCCCTCCAGCTCCCAAGGGATCTCATGCAAATCCACTTGGATCTGGAGAAGGGGGACTCGAAGCTGAGATGTTCCCAAGGGCTATATAAATAACCAAGGAGGGAGGCagctagacagacagacaggcacagAGACTGAGCACCCTTCCTGGCATCTCCGGAGCTCCAGCTGGGGTCTTTGCTCCCATAACTCCCCAAAGCATCCACGACACTCTCCCCATTCCTCCCCTCCATGTAAATGAACTCATTAGTCCAACCTGCCAAACACAGAAATGATACTGGGTGGCTCATCATTACCTGCTGCCGCGCACTTTCCTACCCCCAAATCCAGCAAGTTCCATCGAGTGAAGATGGAGCTGCCCGAGTGGCTCCACAGGGCCCTTTTGCCCTGACTGATGGTCACCAGACCCTTATACACACACCggaaaatagaaaatgttatttaaatattaGCACAGTCAAGTCAAGGCAGGACGCTGTGTTCTTTAACCAGTTCCTGTAAATATTCCCTTTCCCTCCTGAACAATTGTTTCAGCAGGCATTTTCCTAGCAAGGACTAGAGGATGCAGCTCCAGCGCTCAACGCATCAGTCCATCAGCTACATGTGCAGAATCTCCCCTGGATAACAGGACAGAGAGGGGTGTCCCGCTGTCCCCAGGGTTTTATGGAATTGTTGCCCCTTGTCGACATCTGCTGTTAAATCTTTTGCAGTGTGTTTTGCTCGCTGCATGCCCAGGCTGATCCCTTGCATCTCTGTCAGCAGCGCTGTGGGCAGGGGAAGAAATGCTTGTGCTTATCTGCAAACTTCACTCTGCAACTCAGCACTGGCTCTGGGGACCGAGAGAGTAGCGATGCAGGATCTGGCCGAGAGGGATGGTTGCTGTTGCGAGggatgagggaactggggtggctTATTGCCTGTGGATAAACCCCGAAATGGCACTGGGGGTGCAAAGCGGTCCCTGCATGCACAGTGAGCGGCGGGAGCTTTGCACAGCTCTGTGCGCCCACTGCAGGTACATGAGGGGACTCAGCACCCAAAAAAAGAGCCAAATCCCACCCTGGCACTGCCTGTTTCTCCACTGCCCATGGGGGATCCAAGCTCTGAACCCCACATTGGGCTGACCCTGCCTCCCCGGCACCCCAAAACTGTTGGCTGTGCGTGCGCACCCTGCGGCCCCCACGTGCGAATGGGGAAATGATGGCCTCCCACCTCCATGTCCCCCCCATCACCGCTGTTTCAGCACAGCAGAGGggtcccacctcctccccctctccccatgggggtccctctctgctcccccacAGGGGACAGGGGCTCTGTGGGGACAGGCGCCTTCTTGAAAGGAGACACTGTGAAGCCACCCCGCAGACCTTTCCTGCAACCTTGGCTTGGCCAAGCTGAGGTTTATATTTAGATCTCCAGGAGGAGAAGCCAGGAGAAAGGCGACTTGTGCCTTTTAAGCCCTGCCTGTAGCTCCCTTCCTCCGAGTGGGAAGGTGGCTCACAAACTGGTTGCCCGTCACATCCCCCGCCGTCCCTCTCATCccagcggcaggtccatggccaccgAGGGTCCGGTGGCTGCTGGCACCCGTGTCCCCACGCCCTGCCTGTGCCTTTGCGGGGACTTTCTCCCCCCGTCCTGGGCTATTTTTCACCCAGGGGAGTCTGGTGGGTGCCTACAGCTCTAACCACCACCCCAGAGACTGCGGGGGCTCTCCTGCTCCCATCCGCATCTGGTGCTCGGACGGTGAAGCCCCCAGCATTTCTTGCACCGCTCCAGGCACAGCGAGAATGACAAACCCAGGGACAACCAAGACCCCGTAGACCCTACCCGATGGCCTGACATCAACCCAGGGCTGAACCCAGTACTTACTGTTGGGTGGAGAGAGCAAAATCCCAAGGAGAGACCTTTTAGGGCCAGAATTTCCCTCTCCTTCGACTCCTGGAGGCTTTGGCTCAGCGAGTGCCTGttggcagagcagctgctgctgctgtcagatgGTCATGAGTGAAACCTGAGGACATGCGGGGTCCTTCAGGTAGCCTCGGCCCCGTCTCAGCTGTGGCATTCGTCCCCCGCCGCGCCAATCACGGGGCTGGCGGCGCCTGTAACCCCCGCGGCCGCATCGCCCAGCGCTCCCGGGGTCCCGCGTTCACGGACCCCCTCTGCGCCGCGGCCACCCCGTCCATGCTCTGAGCCCGGGGACGCGGCCACCCGGGGCGATCGCGGCAGTGGAGGAGGGTGTCCCAGATGTTGAGGTGGCTTTGGGCTGGCTTTGGCACCAAATGGGAcgtggggaggtgggaagggtcCCTGGCCAGCACCTCCCCATCTATATCTCCCAGAAGTGACATGCAATTGGAAAGAGCAGCGGGACAACTGCAAGAGTGTGGGGGGGGAGTCGGTGCCAACCCCACTGCCAATGTCGTCTCCGAGCTGGTGGCTCTTTGGGAGCGTTATTCTTGTCGTGCAGCACCCAGCACTGGCCGCGGCTCCTCCTCTTGCTTGCAAGCGAGGGGTGTCTGTCATTTCTGctttgtcgtcccccccccccccccccgcccgccagcCCTCAGCTGCTGCCTAATTTTGCACCAGCACCACGTTTTTTTGCACACCAGGAGCATCCGATGGCCAGGACGACCAGCAGCTGTGCAGGGTCACCCCACTTCGTCACCAGCATGCCTCACCCCATGTCCCTTGCCACACACCCTGCCCGGTAGGACCCCCGTGGGTCTGAGCCAGACCAGGGTGGCACGGGATGGTGCAAAAATGAGGCTCGCAGTGTGGTTGTCTCCCCTCTTGTACGTCCTGACGGAGCCTTTGGGTGCTCTTTGCATGCCCGTGTAGTTGTATGGGTGTGTAAGGTGCACAGAGGGCACCCAGGGTTAGGAGGAGAGGGTGGAGGGGTGTCCAGCTTGCAGGGCTCACCCCTTTTGGGGTGCACAGGGCTGCGTTGGGAGTGGACCaaccaccccagcacccagcctggTCAGAGGGGACTCATCATCTCTCCAACATCGCCTGCTCTGTGCAACTTTTCTGCTGCTTATCCGGCCCCAAAATACCCTGTAGCAACTTTCCCATGTCGGTGTGGGCTTTATTGGAGCTGAAGCACCTGTCCTCCCCAGCCTGGCATCCCTTGCTGGCACGTTCCCATGGCAATTTGCCTTTCCCTGCCTCCAGCTCCTTACCCCTGGGGCTCCTTGTGCTTGCCGGCATCCCATGCAATCAATAAAAACAGGGCCACAACTGTAGACCTGAGCACCCAGGGAGCTGGGAAGTGAAGTTCCTTGGCTCGATTCTGCTTCTCActcaataatttttccttttctgttcaagACTACAAAAATAAGGCAGCCCGGGAGACCGGGTTCAGCTCTTGGGGAAGAGGTCGTGCAGCACGGGACAGAGGATTGGCTCTGTGCAGGAGAAGTCGAAAGTGTGCTTTGGGAAAcataacactgatttttttcaactAAAAAACAACCCCAGGGCTCTTTTTGCTGACTTGGAGCTCAGGCTGGGCTCAGAGCAGCTAAAGccaagggaaggagggagtgaAGAGCCCCACGCTAGCTCCCAGGGGATTGCTACAACCAGGGCAGAGAGCACTGGGAGCCCATCGGAAGCTCAGCAGCAAAGCAACAGCCTGTACCCATGGGCAAAGAGCATTTCCCGTGCATCTGGCAGTCAGTGGTTTTGGCTGGtgaggagggcagggacagggacgtcctcctgctgtgcctgtggggACTTTCCACTTGCTCAGTTGGTCACAGCAGGAAATTCAGGGGATGCTCGGCGGGTCCCATCAGCTGCCAGCTGCCCCAAACCCAGCCTTGTCACTGCTGGGAAGCCTGTGCAAGCTGCACTggtcttttttttgccttgcctATAGCCTAGAGCAAACCGGGGGTGAGGCATGTGAGGGTGGAAACGCCAGGACATGGCTCCTGCCCTTCTGGAAACcaggggcaccccggggtgcccagCTGGGCACTGGGCAGGCACAagggcacagctctgcctgcaaAACCAGCTAAATCTGAATGGGAATGGGAGCTTCGGGTACCCAGGGGTACTCACAACACTAATTTGGCTGTGAAAACCATGTCCTTGGGGTGACAGGGTGGGATAAGGGCAATGCTTGGCACTGCCTGCGAGACCCTGGGGTGTTTGAGGTGCCTTCGCTTGCACCTTCCCCCAAAGCTGCCGGTGCTGGATGCATCCTGaccctcctgctctgccaggcacTTGCCCTGCCGTGGGGCTGCCTGCATCCATTGCAGCTCTGCGGGGCCAAGATCTGGTGGAGTCAGAGCTGCCTATACAGAGCAGGGTGGAAACAAGCTGCCCCAGCCAGCCAGGGCATGGGGAAGGGACATTTGCAGGGTGAACTCCCCAAGCCGCAGAACTGGGAACATCCCGGAGCAGGGATGAAGGAGTGGGTGCAAGCACAGGCATCGGGGCACCCTCGGCACCCAAGCAGGGTGGCCTGGCAGCCCCCGGAGGAGCAGGGGATGCAGGCAGAGAAAGAAGCAACAGGCAacagctctcccagccctgagCCTTATTCCCATCCCCATTGCTGATTAACCCTCACCTGGCCAGGGCTGACTAGGGGGACTCTGGGGGCTCCCAGCTCTTGCTGGAGCCTTGGGACAAGTGCAGGGCTGGGTGCACGCTCCCCCGAAGCACTGTGGCCCCCTTACCTTACTCCCTGGGTGCTCTCAGGGGGCCGGATAGAGTCATTGGGTGCTGGCAACCAGGGCCAGAAGCCAGCAGGCCCTGGGACCTGCCGGCGTCCCTCCACGCCGGCTGAGCCTGTGTCCGGGCGGTCTGCGTGGGGACCCTGTGTGCTCCAGGGCTGACACCCCGGATCCGATGTCAGTGCCCGAGGCGGTGCTGCGGGGCCGCAGTGCCACCCACCGGCTCCAGGCAAAACACCCCTCCTTCCTCCGGACCCCCCTCTGCCCAAGAGGAGGACAAGGGACCCCCAGGACagggggggtgatggggatgctGGGCTACTGTGGTACCCCGGGTCATGCTggaggggagatggggaaaaCCTGGCTCTGCTCTGCCTAGGCTTAGCTACCCCAAATACACGGCTGTAGGGCATGGTCCAGGCTAGAGATGCAGCAAACCCTTCTGAAAACCTTTCCTGCAGACTGAAGGTGATGTGCAGTCCCCGCAGCGGTGGCACATCAGCCCTCCTGCACCCACAGTGGGCTCCTACCTCCGCAGGCTCTGCCATGCACCATGGAGGTTATGGGGTTGAAGCTCAGCAAACCCCAGCGGGTCACTTGGGGTGCAGGTTTAGCACCCGGAAAGGCCCATTTGCAGctgaaaatacatgcaaaacTCAGTGCTTTTCAAAGCTTTATGGCAAATGTGATATTCCCActgagcatccccagccctggTGCAATCTGCTGCCACCGTCTGCCTCACATCCCTGCCGAAACAGCATCTTCCTCGCTAATGATAGAGAGAGATGTTTATTCACCTGTGGTGTCTttgtggctgcaggcaggcatTTATTTGTCAGCTGCCATGCACCTGGGAGGTTTCCTGGCCAGTGACACAGGATGTTGCTGGCCCAGGGGGTTGTTGAACAGAACATCTTCCATCTCACCTCAAATCAAGTCTGGGACTTTGTTTCCCTCCCAAAGCCAATTTGTGAGACCAGACGGGATCTCTAGAGATCCTGCAGTCTGGAAAAGGGCCAACACATGCGTTTTATTTAAGGAAGGACATGTGGCTACATGGAGAAATTAGTACTCAGGAAGTGTGAGGAGCTCTGCTGAGATCGGGTGGCTCAGGTCTCAGGAACATGGTGCAGCTGCGAGAGGCCAGCAGGTTTGGGGAAAGAGAACTGGAGGCCTTTCTTGATCCTGGAGACAGCGTTTGCCAAGGCAGGAGCTCAGCCTGGGCAGAGTGAAGGATGCTCATGGGGGAAAACGGGGCTAGGCCGTGGCGTGGTGGTGGCAGCTCTGACCTGGAGGGGACATGGCACCCCAGCACCTCTGGGACAGACCGTGATGCTCCCAGCTTGTGGtcttcctcaccttcctcctccatctcctctctaTGGCCATGCCCAAAGCCTGGCTGCTTCACCAGGCAGAGAAAAAACAGGTATTTCTCCCCCAGGGAATATTTCCAGGCATTACAGATACTGGCAGGGTTTTCATCCTCCAGCAAGCCTGGTACCAAGTTACCTGGGTTTGTAGAGCAAACCAAACCTCTGAAAAGTGATGCTGAATTTCAGAACAAGATTTTATTGGCAAAAACCTCGCTAGTTCCAGGCAAATGAGTCCTCAGTGAAGACAGGTGAGTCCCACTGCTTGCAAACCATCCTATCTCTCTGGTACAAAGCCCCTGGGAGAGGTGCAGAGCCCCTACGAGCTGGCATGGCAAGGATGATGGACTGTCTTTCCCAGCACCGAGCACAGCTGAAGCAAGGGGCAGggagaaatggaaacattttggaaagcagGGGAGGATCTGAGTCATGAGACCATCAAGAGTCTCACATAGAGAGCTGTCAGTTTTTGCCTGTCTCTGTATTTGCTTCTCCCACCCTCAGAATGGCTCCTGGGGGCTGTGTCTAGGCATCTTCCCATAAGGGAAATGGTTTTGTAAaccaaaggaggggaaaaaaccccctcagAGTTGGGGCCACTTCAGTTTTCACTCCAGTGCTGAATGAAAAATACCAGATGTCCTTTGTGAAATGATATTTGTGTTTCCTACCCAGTCCTGGGGCAGAAAACGTGGAGAAGCTCTTTTCCCTTTGCCTAAAATACTGACCAAACCATGAAGTGAGCTTTGGGCAGGTGAGACACCATCATGGATCCATGAGAGCTGCCAGCATCCGAGCAGGCAGAACCTTTCCCAACAGCCCTTCTCACCACCCTCTGAGGATGCCAGACCCAGAACCTACAAAACCCTTCTTATTTTGTTTCTGGGACCATAGCTGTGGAGCTGCACCACCACCAACATCCTCGGGGAAGTATTTCTCCCTAAACGCTGTCCTCGTCACGCTGTGAAGTCTTGGGTCGCCAGGTTGAAGACGTTGCTCTCCATGGAAGACTGCCACTTGCCCCAGTTCCTCTTGATCTCAGCCTGGACCTGAACCGACATCACGGACTGGTGCTGGCACCCAGGGGCACCCACCAGCACCTGCTGGAGGGGCAGGAGCTGCACCCTGGGCTCAACAAGGGATTTGGGGTGCAAGAGGGTGGGGACCCCCATGTGCATCTGCATGCCCacgtgtgcacacatgcatgGCTGTGTGCATGCAATGCTCATTAGGGTGCACCCTTGGGGGTGTCTGTGTGCCCACATGTGTGGCTGTGGTGCCCAGGGGGTTGGTGCTGGGGGGTCCAAACCACTCTTTTCATGATGTTAAGTGGTCCAAACCACGCATTTCATGACAGACACTCACCTCCCCATTCAGGAAGCAGTACAGCAGAGCCACCAGGAACccctgaaaagaacagaaaaagcaaaattcacCCAAGGAAAGGGGCTGGACCCCTCCATGCTCATCTGCTGCCTGCATTTAGCACCCTCCTACACCCCTTACCCCACTGCATGGGCAATAGAGGTATGGGATCAGTGCAAGTCGTTCAGCGGACCCCAACCCTTGTGCTTTGTCCCTGGTGTTTGCGGGGTGCCTGGGACACAGGCCACTCCCAAAAGAGTGCAAAGCCCCAGCAGCACATCCCAGGGTCTTCTGGTGTGATCttgggatgggacaggatgggTACATGGGGATTTTGCCTACCCATCTCCCCCAGTCTGTACCTGGTATGAGCCAAGGACCAGCTCGAAGTACAGCCGGGCATCCACACCGATGTGCTCAGGGAAGAGCGCGAACACCACGTAGTGCACCCCAAAGAGAGGGATAAGGAGCAGCGTGGACTTTGTCAGCCTCCTGTGGAGAGTGGTGGCATGAGTGGGGACCTGGGTGCAGGTGATGGTCCTGCTGCCCTGCAAGACGAACCCTTCCCAAGAGCTTAGTCTTAACCCGAAATAGGTTTTCCATGAAAGGCAGGTCTTGGAGGCTCCAAGGATGTCCTCCTCTGTGCTCCTCCAGGAAAGGGTCTCTGCTGCCCTGGGTACCCCCAGAAACTGGGGTGAGGGGAGCTCCCCCTTGCCTGAGCTAGCCCTTACATGTACTGCTGCTTGTAGTTTTTGCTGATGTCCGGGGACCGGATCTTCTGTGCTAACATCCTGGTGACATTGAGGAAGATAAGGAAGTTCACCTGCCATGGGAAGACATGTCTCAGGCTCTGCACAGACCCCTGGTTGGGTCCCCCTGTCCGTGAGGGATCCCAGCTCTGGGGCTCGGTTGCTCAGGGGACATACTCACAAATATGGCCAGGAGGATGGGAGCCTTGATCACCCACCAGTAGAGACTGGTGTAGTCGTCCCAGCACCTATGGGAGAGGAGAAATGGATCTGCCACCCACTTGCACTCTCTTAGCTCAGGTCCTGCCCCACCACCcatcccagccccctgccccatttGCACAGCACCTCTTGCAAGGGGGCCCTGCCATAGCAAGGGAGTCTTTGGGCCCCACCAGAAAATAGAAATCGCATTAAAATAAAGTTCTGCCCCACTTCTCCCCTCCTAAGCCTCCCATGCAAGAGTTTTGTCCTGTGGGACGTGCGTGGGGCACATGTGGCCAAGCTGGcctggggaaagaggaggggTGGGCGCTCTTACCCGTGGTTGTCGTACTGCAGCCTGGTGACCACCCATACGCAGACTGTAAGCATGGGGACACCTGCAATGACAGGACCCAGGCAGGGATGCAGAGTCATCCCAGGTCTCTGGGGAGCCCCCATGTCTCCCCTCCATCCTTTGTCCCCAGAAACATGTACCTGGGTCAGGTCTGGGGCTCTGGAGGTggcaggaaggtggcagcctttcCCCTTCTCCAGGTTTTAAAAGGAGATGGTGCCCACTGAAGGTGATGTGTGTCACCTCCTGGCCACCCTCCTGCCCCTCTGTGTGCTCTTACATCTAACCTGGGCAGCCAGGATGGGCGTTTCCAGCCCCAGAAGGATGTTGGAAGAAGGAAGGACCTGTCTCTGTCCCATCCTGACCACATTCAGGATGGGTTGGCAGCAGATGCTGCAAAGGATCTTTCGTTCATGTTAGCAAGCATTTTCCCCTTTGAGTAATTCTGCACACATGCCACGAGGGCAAGGATCAGACCATGCTGCCCAACCAGCTCCACGACACCATGCAGAGAGATGTTGGGTTGAGGGCACGTGCCAAGAGCAGCCATGGGGAGCACCACGCAGCCAGGCAGATTTCGGAGCAGTGATCCCTGGAGGTGGTGCCTACCCCCAGTCTGTGTCAAAGGGACCTCACCGGAGGGGGGTTGATGTGCCAGGGGACCCTGCACTCACCCCAGCCGATGAGGATGTACCACCAGATGTACCTCTTGTCGGAGGTGAAGGTGAGCAGCAGCAGGGTCTGCAGGTACATGCCCTCCACCAACAGCCAGTAGAAGTTGGCCAGGACTGAGTACTGGAAGAAGGCGATGGCTGCTTTGCAGTTCACCTGTGAGATTGAGGAGGGGGAAAGGCTCAGCAGTGCTGGCTGGCATCAGACCCtgtgctgggggcacaggggatggtccacctccccatccatccaCCTGAGGAGCCCTGAGATGGTCTTTCAGTGCAACTCCAGGGATGCTGCACCAGTCCCGCATATCACCTGCAGCATTTTCTGCTCTGCCTGCGCAGCATGGGCAGATGACCGCAGGCTGTTATTGCAGGACCTTTAGAAACCTGTGTCTGCTGGTGTCCACAGTGTTGTGTCTGGGCTGCACGCAGGGGTTTCTCTTTCTATTGACAACCCCAAATCTGCGCATCCAGCAGTGCAAGGTCTGTTTGCTTGTACATGGTGCTGCTGGGGTTTAGCCCTACCAGCAGACTATCTCTGAGACCAGGGAGAGCTTTGAGGGCAGAACATGTTCTCTGCAGACAGGGCCCATGCAGAGATGCTATTGTGAACCTCCTAAAGTCCACCCAAGccagcctttcctccccaggttcacagcctctctctccctcttctttgcAGTGTTAAATCCACTGTAAATTCAGCTAGACTCCTCCAGATCAGCATATGGTGCCCGCTCCTGCATCATGCTGGGGCTCAGCACCTTACCGTCGACATCGTGCAGTGGTCAATGGACTCATCCGAGAAGAGGACGGCATCCTTGATGAACACGGCAGCCCCGCGAAGTATGAAGGATGTGAAGAAGTGGATGTGGATGGAGTTTCTGGTGCAATGCAGCTTCCTACGGGAGAAAGATGTTCTGTgctgagggaggagaagagagagcagATGGGCAGAGAAGCTTCTCCTTTGGGAGCCACTTCCCTGGGTGGACCCCAGCCTGGGGGACCATGTGTTGGTGATGGTCAAGCATGAAGCCCTGGAGGAGGTTTTCCTGCTCTGAAATCATGAAGGGCAGGGTTGTGCTGTGCTtgaggctgctgcctggggacaaGGTGTGCTGGGGAACATCCTCCAGCCACCTCCAGAGAGCATTCTTCTGCAGCACAGTGAGGTCTGCAAAAACAAAGCTTGAAAGGGCAACCTGAGGGTTTAAAGCCTGTGTGTCAGCAGGAAAGGACAATGCTGCAGTTTGTCTCATGCCTCCCTGGTTATCTGCGTTGGCAGGGATGGACCTTGGCTGCTCTGGGAGGGGATTTACCCTGCTCATGATTTACCCTgctttcctccagctgcagcccatggagcagCCAGCACCGAGCCCTACCTGAAGCAGGAGAAGATGCCGATGGCCAACAACAGGGCTGCCAGGGATGTGGAGTAGCCGCAGGTGTAAAGCACTTTCATGGTGACAAAATAGCCTTTCTGGAAGGGAAAGCACCAGCGGAGTGAGGCAGCATGGGCTGGGAGGTGATGCTCTGCAATGGGCAGGGAGATGGCAGGGCGATGCCCcagcccttgcccaggctgggcttGTGTCCAGCCAAGCTCAGATCCCTCCAGGCAGCCCAGCAACAAGGATGAGGCCAACGAGATATCCTCGAGACCATCTTCATGTTTCATTGCCCAACGGCATCGGTCAACATGGGGTAGGGTGATGCTAGGGAGGGTGTCCCATGGCCCCCAGGGGACCCACTTGCCTTGGCCTCGGTGTCATTATTGCTGCCAATGGCCTCCAGCTCGCAGGCGTTGTAGTAGGGAGGGCTGGGGAAGCTCCATCCCGACTCGGTACAGTTCCTCCGGATCAGCACTGCAGCAACAAGAAGGGATCTCATGAGAGCTGTGGGCATCGCCTCTGCATCAGCACCCCCAAAATGTCCAGCCTGGGGACGGCACCCTGTTCTCCAGGATGGTGCCTAAATCCCAGCACCAGCATCCTGGCTGTGACAGCAGCACGGTACCTGAATGGCCTGGCTGCCCCATCCTTCCCATCCAAATCACATCTCTGCCCCTCTGGTGCTGGGCCTGGAGGTGCCAGGACATCGCAGGGCAGGATGTGAAAGCAAGCGTGAATCCCTACAGTGGGGGGGAATTAAGGCTAAAAGGGAGCTCTCTCATCCTGCGAGGGCTTCATCAAGCCTCTCCTGAGCTGTTTCTGCCC
This genomic window from Accipiter gentilis chromosome 5, bAccGen1.1, whole genome shotgun sequence contains:
- the LOC126038457 gene encoding vasoactive intestinal polypeptide receptor 1-like, whose translation is MGGPWQPPGTCVLLVLLLAHPMLRVQATHPDCSVVLYFQEQEAECLEIIRSESQTPAPPGQQGCLTEWDGVSCWSALPVGQSRAVACPDILHVFKKSKVLIRRNCTESGWSFPSPPYYNACELEAIGSNNDTEAKKGYFVTMKVLYTCGYSTSLAALLLAIGIFSCFRKLHCTRNSIHIHFFTSFILRGAAVFIKDAVLFSDESIDHCTMSTVNCKAAIAFFQYSVLANFYWLLVEGMYLQTLLLLTFTSDKRYIWWYILIGWGVPMLTVCVWVVTRLQYDNHGCWDDYTSLYWWVIKAPILLAIFVNFLIFLNVTRMLAQKIRSPDISKNYKQQYMRLTKSTLLLIPLFGVHYVVFALFPEHIGVDARLYFELVLGSYQGFLVALLYCFLNGEVQAEIKRNWGKWQSSMESNVFNLATQDFTA